tgtttactTCCCTGAAATGAGTGGGGCAAGTACTAGTAGACTGTTGCAAGGGAGGAAATGGCTTGGGGTAGGGAGGAGCAGGAGTGGGGTCTTTCCTTTCGGAGTCTGTTAGCCTTTAGACTGGATCAGCTGTAAAGTCAGATGTGCTTTCAGCGTCTCGCTGGCAGTTCCAGAGTAGGCATGGCTCAAATCTAAATTGGAGGGGCTGAGCCACTGTTTGGGCTTGAGCATGCTACACAGTGAAGGGGGTGTGTACTACAGCAATTTTGTTGGGAAGGGGGCAGTTAATGCCTTTTAACACCCTCTGCCCTTGCCTTACTTCACTAACTCAGTACCTTAGATCTCTTTCCCACTAGGATTGCTCATGCATGATCAATGCCTTTCTGTTCTCAGGCCAAAGAACCCAAAATCAGTGTCAAAATAGATGTCATCAATGCTACGTTCCAACCAGCAAAGATTGGGAATCCCAACGGGCTGCAGATCACCTATCTCAAAGACAACAAGACTCGGAATATATTTGTATACCACAAAAGTGGAAAGGTATCTTGGTTTAGTATCAAACGCTGCAAAACAATTGAGCTGACTGGAAAAGCTGTGGGTTATGAGTGGTATGAGGTATGGGTAGGATGGCGTGCGTGTCTGCGAGTCGCTGTAGGAAAACAGGTTGAGGGTTCTGGCACTGTGCTTGCGTGTCTGCGAGAGAGTTTTGCagcagggagcggggcaggaGCACTGGCTGAGTGGGTTTGTGtgggaggagctgctgcagaagatgtGCAGATGTGCTGGCTGCGTGAGTGTGAGGGAGATGCTGTAGGGCCTGCGGAGGGCGAGCTAGCTGTGTTTGCAGCTGACATAGGGTTGGGTGCAGCTGGGTGAGTTTGGGTGGCTCACTGTTGCTCTAagcttttttgttctgttctgtttcgTTTTCAGGAGGTAGTGGACTGGTTCAATGCCATTCGCTCTGTGCAGTTCCATTACCTGAAGGTAGCATTTCCCATAGCCAGTGATAATGAGGTAAGGCAGCACTAGAGCATAGTGCTGAATTTCTTGCTGGTACTCAGTTACTCTGATAAAAGAGCCCATTAGTTATTGTTAGATCCCTAGACACAGGAGTAGAAATTGCAGTATGTCGGTAGAAGGATGAGAAGGTGTGCATACAAATGCTTAGGATGGCCAGAGAACAGCCACTCTCTGCTATTTCAAGGCACGTTGCAAACAGAAGTGACTCGTGGCTAGGCAGTTCTGCAAACATGAATTTAAGAGGGAGGTAAATTTgggcaaagagaaggaagggtATGAGTTTGAAGATGAATAGCAAAGACACATGGCTGAGTGAATGTTACTCTCACCTTTTTGTCAGATTAAAAGCCGGCTGACAAGAAACTTCCTGAAGGAGGGATACATGGAGAAGACAGGTCCCAAGGTGAGCTGAGATGGGAGAAGAAAACTAGCAGGGACTTGCCAGAGAGCCAGTGACTTTCCCTACTCCATcgttttttctcctgttgtttCCCCACTCCCCCCTACTCTTTAGACACTAATGGGAACAGTGTGTGTGCAATcaagggagaggaaaataaaaggaaggggaaggacaTATGTGAAAGTAGATGAAACCAGACACTCTGCTTTCTCCCAGAACAACCGATCTCTCTgaatgtgtctgtgtgtgcatgaCTTTTCAGGTATTTAGAATCGAGATTTCTCCTGTCTCAACTTTGGGGTCCTTCACAGAAGTCCAAGAGTTAGGGTCAACAGTTGGGACTGGAAAACTGGTCACTGATCCCCACTTGCATCTcggaaggggagagagggaggttGCTGTTAAGGCAGGGACTTGATTCAAGTGTTTGGGATGAATTTTGGGTATCCATTTGCACAGCTCACAGCAGAGGGCACTATCACCTTACAAATGTCACCTCTTCCCTCCACAGCAGAGAGAGGCTTTTAAGAAGCGCTGGTTCACGCTGGATCATCGCAGGCTCATGTACTTCAAGGACCCTTTGGTGAGGGGGAGATCTGACctctggcagctgcaggcaaCAGTGCTGAGGGCAGGGTCAAAGTGCAACCAAAGTGTTGCTTCTTTGCTTTGATCTGTTGTAAGGGAGGCTGGCGGGTTCCCCAATGTCCCTGAATGGACTCTAGGTCTTCCTCTTTCCAACCCACTTCATTCATCCCACACTTCATTCGTTTCACTGCCTGCAAACAATGGGAACAGGAAGGGCAAGGGTGTCAAGGCGGTGGGGGCGAGGAGAGTGGCATGGTGAGTGTCATGGAGAGACAGATGCAGCAGTTCCTCTCTTGGACCTCTTGAGGTCTACACTCCTAAATTTTCCCTTCTGTCACTGTCTTTGAGAGTAGCCTTTCCCTTTTGAATCCCCTGACCACCTTCAGATCTTTTTGCTGCTACATCCCTGGTCCTCACCCTGCCCTTAGGAGCACTGCTATTATTCGCTGGTTCTTCCTGGATTCAGTAAAACGCTCTCTTTCCCTCCTGATGTGCAGGATGCGTTTGCTAAGGGCGAGGTATTTGTGGGCAGCAGCGAGAACGGTTATAGTGTCCAAAAGGGATTACCTGCAGGGACACAGGGCAACTTCTCTTGGCACTATGGCCTCACCATTGTCACCCCTGACCGGGAATACCTCTTCACCTGCGAGACAGAGGCTGACCAGCTGGACTGGATCGCGGCCTTCACTAGTGTCATCAACCAGGCCATGACACCACAGGAATACGCAAGTAAGTGCCTGGATGatgtttccttcccctcctgctgctccactTCAGAGTATTGCCCTAATgcacttccattttccttcactCCAGTTGAAGCCTACTTCAAGTTTAAATCCTAGGAAGCTATGTGGAAACTTCGCTATGACTCGACTCTACCTGGTCCTCTTGGGTGGGCTGACAAGACAGGAGAAGAATTTGACATCAAAGAAACAAAGTGCTCTTGCAGCCTACCCtttgaagcactttttttttccccatggacatttctctttgttctggGGCCCGATTAAGCTGCTTCTTTTCAAGTCCAAGACCTCGTAAGACTGAATTCTCAGTGCTGTGATCCAACTGGATGCCAGCAGTCCTTGCCTATCTATCAGGCCTTGAACACTTGGCACTTGCTGTGGTGGACATGGGACCTCGCATCGCATCTGCATTAAACTGCAGACAGCCACCTACCTTATGTAAGAAAACTTCTGCCTTGCTGGAGCTGAGGCCCAGTGGGCTGTGGGGGCTGCTGGACTAGGAGAGACAGGGGAGACAATTTCATTACAAGAAGTGGCTTCTCTGCTGGTGACAGAGATGTGAAACATCTAGTTATTTGGTCAGCTAATCTAGTAGCTGATAAAGGTCACTTAAAAGATGTAATCTAACAGCCAACTGTGAAGCCTGTTTCCTCCCGTGTTGTGTGGGCTTGAAAGTTTCTTCAGACCACATTTGTTTGGAGCTCATCTTCTGACTGCTACTGAGCAGATTAAGAAACCATCTCAGAAACAGTGTttgtgtacatgtgtgtatgtggacaatatgtgtgtgtgtacaaaacaaaaaagtggtGGGAGGTGGAATATTGCCTTAGGGAAGATACTGTGAAGGATATTCATGTTACTGAAGTTCAGCTGCCAAATCTGAGTTGCTCTGGTCAAACCAATGGCGAGAGGTTGGCTCCTGGAGAGACCAGCCTATGGCATGTCTGCTACAGACTTCAGACTCTCTGTTGACTTTACTAGAGCCTAGGAGTTGATGTCTGAAGTAAAGAATATGTGGGTCTCTGCTCCCTCACTCTCTGTATGTCAAAGGCCTGGCACTTGCATTCTGAGCTACacattacatatatatgtgcatattaCGTATACTGTTATGCAGTAGAGTAGCAAGGAAGTCTCTATGTTCATGTCCTTCTAGTAACAGACCTAACCACTAAATCAACCCATGATTCATATCTTAGAGATCATCTCTTAAAGCTCTCCAGCGTGTTTCACATGCTGGAAGGACCGGCTGAGTTCTGCTGTTGGCTGTAGTGTCTAATGTGTCTCCAGTTTTACACAGGCAGTGTGAGAATAGGCATTTAGGGTGCTAAGGGAAGCTAAGTGGAATTAATGAGTCAACTATGATTTTAGTTAGCTcctaaataaatgaataaaaaatcccattttaatCTATTGTAACTTCCTAAAtgagctgagctgctggcttCTAAGGCATGTTTCTTGAAAAAAGACAGTCAGAGCAAGGAGTTGTGGCTATTCAGTGCGTTTTCCAGTGTGCTTGGGCTGTGAATCTTCCCATCAGAACCAACTGGGCAAAGATGTGACCCGCTCTGCTTTTCTGGTGatcctctctctctgtgctgaGACCACCACAACCTGTTGGGAGCACCAGCTTCTTGGATAAGAAACAGTATTACTCATCCTGCTGCTATGACACAGCAAATCTTTCCACCCGTAAGTatatttcactgcagttttgctGATC
This is a stretch of genomic DNA from Cygnus atratus isolate AKBS03 ecotype Queensland, Australia chromosome 1, CAtr_DNAZoo_HiC_assembly, whole genome shotgun sequence. It encodes these proteins:
- the LOC118250684 gene encoding arf-GAP with dual PH domain-containing protein 1-like; translation: MAGGEKSMKALREVWRRAENSLCADCGKPDPDWASSTLGVFICLSCSGIHRNIPSISKVKSLKMDHWDDAQVQFLAKHGNAVTKATYEAHIPIYYYQPTYNDCQVLREQWIRAKYERKEFTEPGKQLPYTDGVKEGILWKRGRDNGQFLPRKFLLSEREGCLKYFTKQDAKEPKISVKIDVINATFQPAKIGNPNGLQITYLKDNKTRNIFVYHKSGKEVVDWFNAIRSVQFHYLKVAFPIASDNEIKSRLTRNFLKEGYMEKTGPKQREAFKKRWFTLDHRRLMYFKDPLDAFAKGEVFVGSSENGYSVQKGLPAGTQGNFSWHYGLTIVTPDREYLFTCETEADQLDWIAAFTSVINQAMTPQEYAIEAYFKFKS